TTCATCATGATCATGATAACATATACACTTAGTAGGCGTATATGTAATCGCAACAAACATctcaaatatttgacaaataacaTGTTAATGCATCagaatcatcattatcatcactatcatcatcttCGTCAGCATCATTATTATCGCAActgaacaaaacaaataataatttgctTCACCTTATAATCTATTATCTTCTGATAAGTCACATGTAAAATAATCCTAATCATCAAGCAACCATCACCACAAGTATCATTCTTATCCTCATCTTCAATAGCTAACGAATGAATTAAGACAGATACTACTTTGTAGTTTACAACTCGACTATCTGAAGAATAGGTAAATCTATTGCACTCAACAGTTCGTCGGCTTCTGCATCAGCGACCGCATCATGATTTGACTtagtttttgtatttaagctaATATTTTAGGAAAGATTGAAACTTTTGCAGTGTGGTAAAATCACTTACATTGCACAGATTTCATAACTctgttctttttacaaaattatatgcCCATTTTACAACTTAGCAATTTTAGTttatgtatgtaagctggtatttcagtaccgaCTGATTGAAACGGATAAAACTTCATACGCTTGTTCACTGTAATGATCTCACGTTTGTTTGGCACGTGTTTGACTAGTGTAATTGTAAAACATAACTGAATGTAGAAAATGGGCACTAACGcgcatttaagaaatgatttaaaagatCAGTTATCAGCCTCGATCAGATCGAGCGTGGACTAATTAGCAATTGTTTCTCGTATGGAATAAAAAACAAGCACAATAGTTATCTAAAAAGAAATGTAAGACAATATTTGCACAAGTTAGAATACAGTCTTTGGAGTATATAAAAACAGGTATTGGCACAAACTCACACTAAAGATGGATGAGAAAACAGAATTTTCATTTGGTCATctttacaaatatgtataaaattaatTTCACATGATAATGTCTTCTCGAAAAGTATTTCTCTGAGGTCACTATACATTACACAATCTAATAAAACATGACTCTCATTTTCTAATAAACCATAGAAAGGGCATTTACAGTCTTCTAGTCTGATGTTTTCAAATCTTCCGGTTTCTATTCTTGATGGAGCCATTCCACATCTAAATTTGTTAATTGGAGACCGATGTCTTGCAGGcaaaatcattttacaatataGTTCTTTTCCGaatttgttgtttaaatgttCATTATGTTCTGAGTTTGTTATGACCTCGGCCAGAAGGGCCTGCTGTACTGTTCACAGATGCGGACCAGTCTACAATAAACTTATCCATAGTACATTTGGTTAAGCGATCTGACAATAAACGTTGATATATAAGGGTTTCTAAGTTACAAAATTCAGATAAGCTATTATCTCGCAAATATTTCTTAACATAATAAAACCAGTTTTTACAGCTATATGATTTGACATTTGTCTAGAGTGCAATTCGTTTATTCAGCCTAGGGCTATCTGTGTTAGCTAAACGGGCCCCAAAAGCACCAACAGAAGTCCATTGGCGGACTATTGGTGGCTGCCAACCCATTTCACCTGCAATGGCAGCATAAGGCGTATATTTACCAACTCCGAGGAAATAACGCATGGCGCGATTTTGGACAGCATTTATACAACCAAATAATAATGGCCCCAAACTGATGCACCATACGAAATTACTGGCCATACTAGAGATCATATAATTTTGTGTAGACATCAAAAGTAAGCCGCCAGCTATCTTGCACTTCGCAATTAGCAGATCTAATGCACGGCTTGCACTCTGAGAAACATGTTTAGCAGTAACATTGAAATCAAGATTGTTGTCAAGTACTTGTTCGTGGAAAAGATTTTGGACGAAAATGTATTACATTACTTTTACAATAATTTACAGTCAAATTATTTACTTTACACAAGTCATTCAAAGCATTTAGCAGCTTTTGCAAATCGTCCTGATTTTCTGCAATTAACACTATGTCATCTGCATGTAGTAAAATGCATACACAATCATCGCCGACATCAACACCAATGTtgagtgatttaaaaaaaaagtgttaagTCATTCATGTACATATTGAAAAGGAGAGGGGACAGGACACAGCCTTGTCTTAAACCACACTTGACCTCAAACTAATCAGTTTTAAACAATTTAGTCTCACACATGATGTCACAGACGAGTAAAGGGATTTAATAGCCCGCATCATATTGCCAGATAAATGATGCTAAAAACGAGTTTGAATATTGTCAGACAAGTATTattatagtttctgagaaacctttAGCACGTAAAACCTTTAAGATAataagggacataattttgactGTATAAAATCTACACTTTGATGTAATTTACCGATGCCGAAGATGTGTATATAGATTAAAGCCATCCGGTCCAGTAGTTTCCAGAAACCTGTCTACGAATCAACTTTTCATCTAAACTCTTAAGTTATTAAGGGACATAATTTCCACAAAATGAAAGACAGAGTAATCCAGTTGACCTGTACATAACATGCTGTGGAATCATTCAATCAGTTGTTGTCTAAGAAACCGGTTTTAACGCGCACAAACTTTCAAGAAATTTTCTAATTAAACATGAAGcataattttgttataaaattcatAGCGCTAGAGTTTAAAATAGTCAAGTTTAAAACTACTTCATTTATAAAACAAGTGTTTTGATATTATTTGCGAGTAttctaatatatttttgaaacttagTAATAGTCGTTGACGGTTTTGGAACACTAGCTGATACAAATTATGCTCCATCGATGTGCAATTAAAAATCACCTCTGCCAAAACAGTCGTAGGTCATTCTATCTTTGTTTTTCAAGAGAGAATTATTAGAGTTGATTATTTTACTAAAACTAATCCCATAACATCAAATATATAGAGTATTGGAAACAATCTGTGATATAACTTATATATCAATATGAagtggctttgatattttgttaacatttcttaaaaatatcttttatttttattttaattagaaTTGTAGGGGATTTACAATTTAAAcataatctttcttttttaagCTAAATGAccttacatgtattttatatctaTTGATTTTGATAATCAAGTGTTTACATTTCTTATCTCGCACATTGAAAATATGTTTGATCTTTACCATCCGCGGAATGCATAAGCGTTAGAAGGCTAAATTGTAGTTTATGTTAAAGAATATTCTTAAACATATCTCACTGAGCTGTTCCTCACAAATGTCAAATCCTatattacttaaaatttcaaCTTTATGTCAAAGGCTGCTGAGCTCAGGGTTTATGTACGTCACGACGTCATGAGAAATACGTACACTGTCCCCGAAGTTGTCTACCGAAAGCGTGCGTTGTGATGcgtcattaaaaatattttcttcctACACCCGTTGTTAGTTAAAGATAATTTCGTGTCAGGTCAAAGCTCtgtaactttaaaggtgtgaaaCAATTGATAAGGCAAGTCGATAGATtacctgcggccagaagttatacagaccagaactTGTTATGAATGTTTTAGTGACCACTCGGCCTAAAGGATAACTTATGGATGAATAACGCGCTTTTTTATTATACAATTACGCTTTAATGTggcaagtagatctatgaaatatgtatttttttaattctgaaagtttTTGCTTTGaacaaaataactatatttccctttcatgtataacataacttttagcccAACTGGTCACAgtccttgactattgaaacactttactagagctgtcacaaatgtgattcatgcttTCACCAGGACTTCGTTGACAGATAGAGCAAGACAACACAGGACGATAATCCAGAAAATTATGGAGCAATGCAAAAGCATACCCCTTATGTACAAcgaggtatcaatattgatcattgctgaaagtttgaataaattatatgaaatgatGACTGAGGAATTcaagtcacaaacatttctctatataccATATAGAGTGCCacctatattgcaaaaacggcgttccatacaTGCGATAAAACAATCGCATACGGGTAAAATGTCATGTGCAATCACCCAGTTCCCATGTGCTAAACTACTTTTTGCATTCTAATATCCAGGTCGCAGGTAATAAACAACAGTGCAATAAGTAATAAGGAGTTATGTAGTTACCCTCTGGATATTTTAATATATTGGGCTATTAAACCCATTTATAATAATAAAGTGCAGCGTAAATGATAAATTCAATCGCATAAAAATGACATTAATTATAAACGAGCCGAACATTGGATGGAATATTAAAGGTGGTTACTGTAAAACCACATTAAATTGCGAATAAAATACGAGCCAAAATTAAGATTTCACGGGTTCATGATAATAAATCATGATATAAGTTGAAATAGACAAGTTGTTGGAAGATAAGAAACGCTACGTGCGTGTATATATTATCggcttatttcatttttacattatttacatggAGATAAAACGCAAGTTTTTAAACATTGAGTGTTATCAGGACTCTAAAGAAGAAATTTGTTAAATAgacgtttatttattttaacgTTAATATAGACGCTGAGGAATTTATCTAAGTAACTAATAACAGGTAtttattaaatcatattttaattgCCTATGATTTCCtcacttgaaatttaaaaaaaaaacatgttcttcTCTTAGGCATGAttaatgtttttatatcagtCGATATTCTCTTATGCATGATTTATCGTTCATTTGtattcattctttttatttatgtgtGATTAATTATTCTTTATCGATCCATATTCTCTTAACTAAAATTAATCTTTTACGTATTAGCCATATTCTCTAATTTATGGTTACTTCTTATGAATCCATTTTCTCTGTATGATTAATCTTTCTTATTAATCcatattttcttatgtacaagAGATTTTTATTGAAAACCTGGTTGACAAATAGTAAATCCTGTGGATAATTGtaatcattttgttattttgtccGCTTCCGTCATTCCACAAAGGTGAATACTGCAATAACTTAGAACTAAAAGGGCTACTTTAACCGAGCATGGTTCATGGATACAAGAAAATGTGGAGAATATGTATGCAATCGTTTTGTGTATAGATGTACGTCCGTCCATTTGCCCATGAAGGAGTTCATGCggtatcttttaaaataaaatatatttgaatgaaACAATGAAGAAATCCAGTAACTACGAATCTTTTGAAAATGGAAGTAAACCTTCACTTCTGTGCAATTGATAATTACATGGttaaatgatatatatgatttacaatataattttttgttttttgtttatagaATGACAGTTTGAATGAACACTATGGAAGCATTCCAGGCAACTCTTAAGAAGCATCGTTCAAGTTTTGAAGTTTTAGAAAACCTCCCAGTTAATAAGGAagatattagaaaaataaaagacaaaCTTCTAAAAGAGCTTAAGTCTGAAGAATATAACACAGACATAGAATATCATAGAACAAAGAATTTGATTTCTTTCTTGTGTTTTGTTCTCAAAGACTTTCAAGAAGCAGATAAATACGCCAAAGAAGTATTGGAAAGCAACGCCGACAACATAGTTGCTCTCTCAAATAAAGTATGGTTCTCCATAAGAAATTGCAGCATGAACCAGCAGTGTAAAGATAACTTAAAGAAACTGCAATCACTAAAGAAGAATAACATTGCATGTTTAGTCGCCAAAGCTGATATAGCGTTTACGTACTCACGCATTGGTATTAAAGGATACGACAAAGCTAAACGCTTGTATAAGGACATCATTGATGAGTGCGATGGAATTACTGGAAATGAAACAAAAGTGGACCGCAAACTTTCAACTGATTACTTCTCTGTTTGGATGTTTGGTTATGCGCTTGTCGAGAAAAGAATGTTAAATCTTAGTAATTCATTTAATGAGGATGAACTTGACCTTTCTCTAGACAACTATCGGCGTGTGATAAAACTTTACTGTCGTATTATTAGTCTAAGACAAAAAGATTCCAGCATATGTGTCAAAAGATTCCAGGCTAGGTCATATGCTGATGTGGGTTTACTTGTTTACAACGTAAGGAAGACTTCACCACGTGCCGTACTGGAAATACATTTAGATAACGCAGATCTTCCAAAACAACCAGAAGAATACATCAGAACTGCTTTGGATATTTTCCCAAATGATATCTACGTTCTTGAAAAGAGTGGGCAATATTATAGATATGCTCGAAACAATGCACTTTCGATAAAATACCTGACAAAAGCAGTTGAAACTAAAGGCACCTCTCATGCGCATCATCATCTTGCCCTATCTTTAAAGCGGAAACTTGACATTGATGTAGGAAATATTGTTTATGAACCAATGGAGGGACAGGGGAAAAGATCAGCAAGGAAAATGTTGCCTGTAAAGTCACCACTTTATCTTAAATCTATCGATTATACGGAGAATAAAGATGTAGCTGACATGATACTTCAGTACTTAGATAAGTCAGTTGAAATAGCATTTAACACAGGAGCAATGTATGACAAAGGCTTATTTTACAGGCAGCTTGGGATGACTGGAAAAGCCCTTGAATCAtttgaatatataataaaaaatgaagatgaacattcttcGCGCATGTACTTAGCTAATGCTTATGAACAGGCGGGCATTTGTCTCCGCGATATGTTTAGAAAAAGGGTTAGAAGTGATCTACGGAAAGACATAGAACAAAAGATGAAGATGTATTTGAAAAGTTCAATAGAAATTTCATGTAGCTTTGTTGCAAACGTTCCAGCGCTAAAAAGTTGCTGGAAATCCGCCTCAACATTGGAATCAATCATTGAAGATAAAGAAGATCTTCTTTTTCTGCATGAAAAAATGGACAGACACCAAGAGGCACTTGAAGTACTCAAAGAATTAGAAGAATTAGCACAGACTCAGGATGAATAcgataaaatattgaaagaaaaagtgAATAAGTACAACACTTTAGGTTTGTACGATGATGCAGTCATAGCTCTTAGCACGATGCCAAATGTGCTTGATACAATAGGTGAAGAAATGTGCCTGCAaatttatgttaaagcaggaATAGATGCTTTGAAAAAGGGATATGACAGGACAGCACGATATCGTGTTCAGAGGGCCCTTGaaataagaaatagaaaaaaGACAAATGAAGCCAATGCAAAGCCAAACGTTGCATCAGTTGAAGAAAGATATGACGTTTTCATATTATGTAATACCGAAGACGAAGAGAATGGTAAGAAACTGATGGATATCATGATTCGAACGGGTGTGCGAACAACACTCAACACAGATAGACTACTTCCGGGAACTTCTATGACTTTGGGTATGACACAAGAAATGAAAAAGGCGaatcattttataattatatttgattttGACGCTGATGATAGAAGAGTAGCAAACCGTATAACGCACTTAATGGAACGGCTACAATCAATTGTTGAAGCTAGAGAACCAGGATCAAGTTCTATAATAGTTATAAAAGCAATAACGTGTGATATGGTCCCTGACATATTTCTTGGTTACAAAACAATCAACATGGAACTTCATACTGTCCCTGAGGACTTCACAAAGAATGAAAATGCTTGTAAAAGTGTGAAAGAATTAATAATAGCCATTTTGTCAAGTTCCTGAACTTTGAtggatttagaaaaaaacatcCAGTTTAGAAGTACGTCAATCAGGAGAGTTTAAACCGGCAGTttgttaacaaataaaaacactATTACGAAAATAAACCGAAACAAGAAAGCATTTTAAAAGCCTTTATCTTAAGTTTCACAGAACATTTGACTGACTTGAAGCCTAACATTGATCTATATAGCTTATTATATACACATCTGATTCTTTAAGACATAATTATGTTGTCGTTTCCACGTAAATCATATTCCAGTTTTCATTGATTTCATTGCGTTCTGTGTTTCCGAAGGGTCTTTACACAGATTTAATTATATATCacaatttaaattttcaagtgccgtgtggcggctgcaAAAATTCTCCCGGTACTTGTActccgtgttgttatattttctaggcCTTAGGGATGGTGGAAAACACTTAATTGTACGTTAATAATTGAATACCATCTATACCGGTGCTAGGGTACCTGAGAGGTGTTGTACTTTTCATTACCCTCTAAAAACAGCCTCAATAAAACGAGCATGCTATTATGTTTCTTGGGTTCGTTTAATGCTTCCACAGGACCTTTACAcagatttattaaagaaaaacgtCTGCACAATTGTTGTAAATTATAAAGgatatttaatttatatctttCCTAAATTTCTTCATAATTTGTGAAAAGAATCTGTTTgacacataattatacatattttcaaaTCATGCAAGAATATCGATATCGAggaaattttagtttttatatataCGAGTGGTTTAAGTTGTCATAATCTTCAAGTTTTaaacgtttttattttaaatttatcaacacaagtatattgaaagaaatgaCAAGCGTACAGGTATACGATGTAGGATAACTGATATCACTTCGAAATGGCACACTATAAAAGGTATAAgttgataaatatgttttatttatcaagTTGGAAAATAACTTGATTAAAATCTTTCATGCTGTTAACGTTTGTTTGCTAGCGGTCGTATGCAGTTctttatgaaatacatttgatTATATAATGTTCTAATTCAGATTGAAGTGACATATTTAGACATATAAGACAAGCAAGTTTGACAAACGTTTGGCAGATATATTAAGAGAcaataaattattattacatTAACTATTGTAGTTGTTAAACGTACGTCATATTATCATCAATTACACGAACTATAGACAGAGAACCTCCAATTTTTAAAGATAGAAACACATACTGGGTGCCTACCAGTCACCGGACAGGAATATATACCGGACAAACGTAATTACGGTTTAATTTCGATTATATCGCTGTAATCGACTAATCAGAAACATAAAGCAATTTGTTTTGACCGTCATATATCAGCATTGACCTGACAATAACGTATTAAGGAAGAATATTGTACCAAAtatcacataattatgtttacaaaACTGCTGTCCTCTGCCCTTAGGGCATTGGAATGGCAGTGCGCATGCGCAATATTCATTACTTTTAGGGGCACCAAGTGGGTCTCAGACAATTATAGCACAGAACTGTAGAGGACAGTTTACTTTTTGATTCATTCCTCACAGTTGGTTCATATATTagtaaaaatactgttttacaaaatgaatcGACGTCTGCATTTGCTTGGCCATGTGTTGAATACTGAAATAGGGGTCACTGTTGGCCAGGAAACACACTCGATTTACCCCCACTTCGAGCCTCAGttgtattaaaacatatttatagatCTCTTTGGTTTTCCGAAAACAGCACAGActgaaatagattttattttgttggctACGTATGGTCGCATAAGCCCCATGATATTTTCTGCAGATAAAATTTCGTTTAAAATGGTAACACGGGTAATACACAGCGCTGTTACGTAGTTCAAGCCTGCGTATAGTTTAATCCTTTGCATATGTAGGAAAACATGTTTAAGAAGGCGCAGAAGACAGAAGCACTTTATCAACGTTTTTTCGTTAAAAATGTCATCCTGAAATAGTACTATTAGTCTTCTAAATATGTGTCCGGTGACTATTCCGCCATGTTGATTAATGAGGAGCGTTTGATTACCCCTTTTGAGCCTCAAAATATCCAAAGTTTTATGTCtgattgattacttttaattttcaaattacaaatgaGCTAAAGATTTAACGGGGCTAATTGTATGTTTTAGTGATCATGTTTCATAAAAATGGCAAAGGAAAAACCCCGATTTCTGTCCGGTGACTTGTCGGCACCCAGTAAGCATTTGTTTtacaattcttaaatttaatcTTGGTTTAATTGGTAATAGCATTAATTGAAAGTTTGAGAGATTTTTAAATATGTACCGTATTTACCAAAGAATGAACACTCTTGTGTCAAGTGTATGTATCTATCAGATACTTTTAAGGGGAGATATATGTCAGTTACTTCCTTTGCactgtaataaaatgattttagacacaatacTTTTTTCACCACAGAAACGTAAGACCATATATCCTATGGTGTATGATTTACATTTGCTTTACTATTTCAGAAGATTTGTAAGCttatttgttgataaataaagcTTTTAACAATATGATAATaaagttttgaatttaatacaTAATTGGTAGGATTAGTTAAGGTGTAATTATATTGATGCTTACCTAATGTACTAATGTATAACAATGCATCGTTAAAGATCTACAACAACCTAGTGATCTACATTTTCCTCTCAcgtgaacttcgtgaaaatcattttttttagcGTTTTTGCACTTCccaatttgtattaaaattttgtttctaataCAAGTTCTCATtaaataaatcctcaatatctatatgaatataacataacataacatatcatttatttggcattaaacacatatacatttataGCCAAACTATTTCAGCAATGCATGGAGTagaacatgtgacattttcagagaAAGTTCTAACATGAAGTACTGGTATGTTTACAAAGTAAGACAAATATAATAAGAATACTTGTAGATAAAAAAGCATTTCAATAACAATGCAAACTATTTAAAGTAAAGCACAAAATAGAATCTATTACACATTATTTCGTTCCTTATTAGCAAAATAAAGGTACTTGGATAGATTATTAAGTGTCACAGAATTTTTTGAAGACATTAATGTTTCAAACTTATGAACAGTTGGCCAGTGGCAAAAATATGGTTTCAAAAATTTCTTAGGTAACATATAATATTTTGGACAGACTAATAGAAAATGATATTCGTTTTCTACTACATTCATGTTGCAGTTTAACACACAGTCTGTCTTCCCGTCTGACTTGTTCATATCTCCCTGATTCTACCGCTAGGTTATGAGAAGATAGCCTAAATTTTGCCAGTGATATTCTATATTTGCTAATATTAACACGATTAAGGTATTCTTCAAGTTGAAATGAGTGTTTGTAAAGGCTATAAGATGCCAATCTGCTAGAATTATTAATATTTGAGTACCACACTTgtttatttata
The genomic region above belongs to Mercenaria mercenaria strain notata chromosome 12, MADL_Memer_1, whole genome shotgun sequence and contains:
- the LOC123534707 gene encoding uncharacterized protein LOC123534707, with translation MNTMEAFQATLKKHRSSFEVLENLPVNKEDIRKIKDKLLKELKSEEYNTDIEYHRTKNLISFLCFVLKDFQEADKYAKEVLESNADNIVALSNKVWFSIRNCSMNQQCKDNLKKLQSLKKNNIACLVAKADIAFTYSRIGIKGYDKAKRLYKDIIDECDGITGNETKVDRKLSTDYFSVWMFGYALVEKRMLNLSNSFNEDELDLSLDNYRRVIKLYCRIISLRQKDSSICVKRFQARSYADVGLLVYNVRKTSPRAVLEIHLDNADLPKQPEEYIRTALDIFPNDIYVLEKSGQYYRYARNNALSIKYLTKAVETKGTSHAHHHLALSLKRKLDIDVGNIVYEPMEGQGKRSARKMLPVKSPLYLKSIDYTENKDVADMILQYLDKSVEIAFNTGAMYDKGLFYRQLGMTGKALESFEYIIKNEDEHSSRMYLANAYEQAGICLRDMFRKRVRSDLRKDIEQKMKMYLKSSIEISCSFVANVPALKSCWKSASTLESIIEDKEDLLFLHEKMDRHQEALEVLKELEELAQTQDEYDKILKEKVNKYNTLGLYDDAVIALSTMPNVLDTIGEEMCLQIYVKAGIDALKKGYDRTARYRVQRALEIRNRKKTNEANAKPNVASVEERYDVFILCNTEDEENGKKLMDIMIRTGVRTTLNTDRLLPGTSMTLGMTQEMKKANHFIIIFDFDADDRRVANRITHLMERLQSIVEAREPGSSSIIVIKAITCDMVPDIFLGYKTINMELHTVPEDFTKNENACKSVKELIIAILSSS